From the genome of Chitinophagaceae bacterium, one region includes:
- a CDS encoding GNAT family N-acetyltransferase, whose protein sequence is MVNLPKVMDIKVIESSGNNEWDSELKKINASVFLTYAWLDSISSDESIPVYLKFLADNEVIGFISGLIRPFRNRYRKQLFFYSGPACTYKEPAILDKFREALLDYTKASGFQRFTMHSYDVSFYFKSSLKNLITRDRAEFCFDLSVDFQKFESQIERDTRRRIRKAKKNGLEFSSGYSDELLDRLLLLMKSTYDLRLAKDYENYNMFSMQFFDRRVMRKLLDSRIATLYYVRFGNEIVSMQFVATINQRAYGIYMGTNTLGYKQAAPSYLFYQIAYNCKQNGVYIYNIGGVPPGEKNKGIREFKKNLGAKTVHSSVETTYFLLFPLKMLNVLFLIRRINLGVYIPWIIKKPLIKIYNLFLKD, encoded by the coding sequence ATGGTAAATCTTCCAAAAGTCATGGATATAAAAGTAATTGAATCTTCAGGAAACAATGAATGGGATTCGGAGCTTAAGAAAATAAATGCCAGCGTTTTTTTAACATATGCCTGGTTGGATTCGATCAGTAGCGATGAATCCATACCAGTTTATCTTAAATTTCTGGCAGATAATGAAGTTATTGGCTTTATATCAGGATTGATAAGACCTTTCAGAAACAGATACAGGAAGCAATTGTTTTTTTATTCAGGTCCGGCATGCACTTACAAGGAACCTGCAATACTTGATAAGTTCCGTGAAGCATTACTGGATTATACAAAGGCTAGCGGATTTCAGCGATTCACCATGCATTCTTATGATGTATCGTTTTATTTTAAATCCTCTTTAAAGAATTTAATAACACGAGACAGGGCAGAATTCTGTTTCGATTTATCTGTTGATTTTCAGAAGTTTGAAAGTCAGATTGAAAGAGATACCCGCAGAAGAATAAGGAAAGCAAAGAAAAATGGTTTGGAATTTAGCTCCGGATATTCGGATGAGCTCCTGGACAGATTGTTGCTGTTAATGAAATCTACTTATGATTTAAGGCTTGCGAAGGATTATGAAAATTACAACATGTTTTCCATGCAATTTTTTGACCGGCGGGTTATGAGAAAACTTCTGGATAGCAGAATTGCAACTCTTTATTATGTCAGGTTTGGCAACGAAATTGTTAGTATGCAGTTTGTGGCAACTATTAATCAACGAGCTTATGGTATATATATGGGGACCAATACTTTGGGTTATAAACAGGCAGCACCTTCCTACTTATTTTACCAGATAGCATATAATTGCAAGCAAAACGGAGTTTATATCTACAATATCGGGGGCGTTCCACCCGGGGAAAAAAACAAGGGAATAAGAGAATTTAAAAAAAACCTTGGAGCTAAAACTGTTCACTCTAGTGTAGAAACAACATATTTTTTGTTATTTCCATTAAAGATGCTTAATGTGCTTTTTTTAATCAGGAGAATCAATTTGGGTGTTTATATTCCATGGATAATTAA